CGTATCCTTTTCCACGTTTTTTTTCGTAATTTGTTGAGCATCCAGCTTCTGTTTTAATTCTTTAATTTCCATTTCAATTTTTTTATCTGTAGAAACGTGGACTTTTCCTTCAGGTAAAGATGTTTTTAGCTTCTTTTCTGCCTGACTTCGAATATCTTTTAAGAAAAAACGGTCAAAACCTGTGACATTTAAATACACATATACGTCATCATTAAAAGACACGGCTTCAGCCTGCTCCACACGCTGCAACACTTCAACTGTTTCTTCAGCTTTTTCAGCTAAATCCTGAGAAACAGTTTCGTTAGTCGTTGCAAATTTTTCAACAGAACCTTCTTCTGCTGTTTGACAAGCGGTTAAAGTCTGCAACACCAACAGAAAAATCAGGATTTTTTTCATGTGTAAGCCACCTTTCTTATATCATACCGTTAGTATCGTTCTTCCTAGCTGTTTTATGTTGGAAAAAAAAGTATTTATAAAGAATGATGGGTAGAAGACACTTGAATTAATCGTTATTAGTCATCTGTAAAAAGCGTTATTATCTCTGTGATAAATATGAGATAATATAACTTTAACCTTTATCATTTTAACGAATAGGAGAGAAAATAAAATGTGGTTATGGGTGATCAGTAGTTTACTTCTCGTCATTTTTTTGACTCAGTTATTTATTGTGTACCTTCTTTTAAAAAGAGACAAAAGAATGAAGGCCGAAAAATTAGTAGAACAACACAACAAGCTAAATGAGTCACTAGTTGAATCAGAAGAGGACAAAGATGAAATGAGACGAACTGTGGAGCTTCAGCTACTTAGAATAAGAAATGCTGTTCAAAAACAAGCAGAAGGAATTCACCAAAAGGAAATGGAACTCGCTCCAAAAGAAACGATTATTCCTGAGGGAAAACTTGAAGTTATTTATTCTGAAGAGAAATTTAACACTATCATGACTTTTATGGACATCTTTAATAATTACTTAAATCGTTTTTGGTACACAAAAAATGGTCAGCTAAAAACTGTATTCCCAGGTACACCTGACAATAAAGAAAGTGAAGCAGGTCGACTTATTCAGCGTTCCCATGAACTTTGTCATGAAATGGACATCTTACTTAGTAGTCTATTCAACCGCTCATAATTTTTTCACTACCGGCTCATTCTATACTTATCTTGTAAAAAAGGTAGGTATCTTGATTGAATACAAATTTTTATTCGTTAACCATCGAGCTACTAGTCGGCTTTATTGCATTACTTGTATTAACGAAAGTGTTAGGAAAAACGCAAATTACACAATTAACACCGTTCGATTTTATCTCTGCATTAATCTTAGGTGAACTTGTGGGAAACGCTATTTATGATAAACAAATTGGTATTAATTATGTTTTATATGCTGTTATGCTGTGGGGGCTTTTAATTACGCTTGTTGAAAAGATTACACAAAAATGGAAGCGATCACGAAGCTTATTGGAAGGAAAACCCGCTATTATTATTCGTAACGGAATGATCGATCGGGAAGAATTGAAAAATAATAATCTCGACCTTCATCAGTTACAAAATTTATTAAGAAATAAAGACATTTTCTCATTTAACGATGTAGCATTCGCTATTCTTGAATCTAACGGGACGGTAAATGTGTTAAAAAAAAGTCTTCAACAAACCCCTACGAGAGACGACTTTTCTTTAACGCCTAGTAGTGTTACTCTCCCCATGACACTCATTAGTGACGGCGAATGGATAGAGGATAATGTCTATCAAGCAGGAATGACCATAGAAGAACTCAATAAAAAGTTAACTAATGAAGGTCTTCATGTCTCACATATTCTAGTCGCTGAATGGGATAAAGGAAAACCCCTCTATTTACAATTAAACCGTGCTCCTTTTATAAAAAATATTACTATAAATTAAACCTGACCTCTTAAAAAGGGGTCAGGTGATGAGGAGGAGGGACTATTTTCCCTCTCTCTGTTTTATTTTTGTCCTATAGTCCGTTTCATAGTATTCTAATTCTTCACGAACTTCTTGTAGTGGGCCTTCAATTTCGCAAGTAAGATCTTTAATTTCTTGTGGAACATCAGTCCGAAAGCGGATAGCGTTTCTGCCAGTATATGCGGCCCTACTATCTTCATACCATACGTCATAATGCGGTTGAAAAAATTCCTCCACACATTGATGAAAAATCCAATACAATGTTTTCTCTGCGGCGCCTTTCCTAAAGTTTTCGCTGCGAAGTAAGACATTTCCTGATTTTAAACCTTCATCAAAAAATACGAGTAATCGCCTAAATTGATCTAAAATTAATTGAAAATCTTCTTTAGAGGTAGACTGATTCTCCATTAATTTTGAGAGAGTTGCCTCATTTAAATATTCCCTTAATTTTTTCGATGCTTTCTCAATATGCGCTGTCGTTAATTCCAATTGTTGCTTTACTAAGTCATT
The DNA window shown above is from Salipaludibacillus agaradhaerens and carries:
- a CDS encoding DUF3907 family protein, with protein sequence MGNDLVKQQLELTTAHIEKASKKLREYLNEATLSKLMENQSTSKEDFQLILDQFRRLLVFFDEGLKSGNVLLRSENFRKGAAEKTLYWIFHQCVEEFFQPHYDVWYEDSRAAYTGRNAIRFRTDVPQEIKDLTCEIEGPLQEVREELEYYETDYRTKIKQREGK
- a CDS encoding DUF421 domain-containing protein — its product is MNTNFYSLTIELLVGFIALLVLTKVLGKTQITQLTPFDFISALILGELVGNAIYDKQIGINYVLYAVMLWGLLITLVEKITQKWKRSRSLLEGKPAIIIRNGMIDREELKNNNLDLHQLQNLLRNKDIFSFNDVAFAILESNGTVNVLKKSLQQTPTRDDFSLTPSSVTLPMTLISDGEWIEDNVYQAGMTIEELNKKLTNEGLHVSHILVAEWDKGKPLYLQLNRAPFIKNITIN